DNA from Bacteroides zoogleoformans:
TAATTGGAGCAACCGGGCAAATTGGCTCGGAACTTACATTGGAGTTGCGCAAACGTTATGGCGACGACCATGTTGTGGCCGGATATATTCCGAGTGCCATGCCCAAGGGGGAATTAAAGGCATCCGGCCCTTCGGCCATTGCAGATGTGACAGACCGTCAGTCCATCGAAGTGGTGGCACGTCAGTTCAAGATAGATACGATATACAACCTGGCGGCCTTGCTTTCGGTTGTGGCGGAAAGTCGTCCGGCCATGGCTTGGAAGATTGGCATAGACGGTTTGTGGAATGTGCTTGAAGTGGCGCGCGAATATAATTGTGCGGTCTTTACTCCGAGTTCTATAGGGTCGTTCGGCGAAGCCACGCCTCACGTACAGACGCCGCAAGATACCATTCAGCGCCCCCGTACGATGTATGGCGTAACCAAAGTGACGACGGAGCTGCTGAGCGATTATTATTATACGAAATACGGAGTAGATACCCGTTCGGTACGTTTCCCTGGAATCATCTCCAATGTAACTCCTCCGGGTGGAGGTACCACGGACTATGCTGTAGATATTTTCTACTCGGCCGTGAAGGACGAAAAGTTTGTCTGTCCCGTGAAGCAGGGCACCTATATGGATATGATGTACATGCCCGATGCTTTGAATGCAGCCATATCGCTGATGGAGGCGGCTCCGGCAAGGTTGAAGCATCGCAATGCATTCAATATCGCTTCCATGAGTTTTGACCCGGAAGAAATCTATAATGCCATTAAGAAGCATATGCCCGATTTCGAAATGACATACGATATAGACCCTCTGAAACAAGCTATTGCTGACAGCTGGCCCGACTCCTTGGATGATTCTTGCGCCCGTGAAGAATGGGACTGGATGCCGCAATACGATTTGGAATCCATGACCGTGGACATGCTGGAGAAACTGAAAGCAAAATTAAATAAGTGACCATAGACGGTCTGCGGAAAATGAGAAAAATAGTATCGGGATTTTTCTTATTTGCTTTTTTAATTTCATGTGGAAATAAAAAAGCGAAGATAGATCCCTTTGTTACACTGACGGGCATGATGGATTCTGTCGCCCACAAGGCCGACACACTGCAAGAAGCGGAAGTGAAGGATATACCGAAACCGATGGAAGCAGACGAACTGTTTGATGATTTTATCTTCAATTATGCCTCAGACGATGCATTGCAAAGGCAAAGGACGGTGTTTCCTTTGCCTTATTACAATCGGAATACTCCGACAAAAATAGAGGAGCGCTTCTGGAAGCATGATTATCTCTTCACGAAACAAAGCTATTACACATTGCTTTTTGATGAAGAAGATGATTTGGAACTTGTAGGAGATACTGCCTTGAAATCGGTGCAAGTGGAATGGATTTATCTGAAAACCCACATGGTGAAGAGATACTATTTTGAACGAAAGAAAGGAATGTGGATGCTCGAAGCCATTAACCTGCGTGAGATAGAAGAGGGGGAAAATGAAAATTTTGTGGATTTTTATACTCGTTTTGTGACGGACAGTGTATATCAAAGCAAGCACATCAGCCATCCGCTGCAATTTGTCACTATCGATCCGGATGATGAATTTTCCATTTTGGAAACCACCTTGGATATGAACCAATGGTATGCGTTTCGCCCGACAATGCCTGCCGATAGATTGTCCAATATCAACTATGGACAGAAAAACGAAGATTTGTCCAATACTAAAATATTGAAAGTAAATGGCATAGGTAACGGATATTCCAATATTTTCTATTTCCGAAAACAAGATGGGGAGTGGAAGTTATACAAATACGAAGATACGAGTATTTAGATGGTTTGAAAGAGACGGGATGGAGCTTTGTTTGTGTAAAATACCTAACACTTTCGGTATTGAGGTAACTGCTGACAGATTCTTGGAATATGATTCGGAAGAAGAACTCAAGGAATTGATTGCGGCGGGACGCATAGCCGTGCCTTATTTGCATGTCGGTAGTGGTAGTAATCTGCTTTTTATCACGGACTACAAAGGCACGGTGCTGCATTCGCGTATTCATTCTATAGAAATGACGGCAGAAGATAAGGAGAATGTGTGGGTACGTGTTGGTGCCGGTGTGGTATGGGATGATTTTGTGGCTTATTGTGTAGACCGGCGTTGGTATGGCGCGGAGAATCTTTCGCTGATACCCGGTGAAGTGGGAGCAAGCGCTGTGCAGAATATAGGTGCTTATGGAGTGGAGGTTAAAGACCTGATAACTTCGGTGGAGACCATAAATCTTGAAGGAGAAAAGCGTATATACTGTGTAGATGAGTGTGGATATGCCTATCGGAAAAGCGTCTTTAAGCAGCCGGAGACGAAGAGCTTGTTTGTGACTTATGTTAATTTCCGGTTGAGTAAGAAAGAACACTATACTTTAGATTACGGCACAATCCGACAAGAATTGGCAAGATATCCACAGGCAGACTTGCATACATTGCGTCGCGTGATTATTGAAATTCGCCAAAGTAAGTTGCCCGACCCTGAGAAATTGGGAAATGCAGGAAGCTTTTTCATGAACCCTGTCGTGCCGCGCATGCAGTTTGAAGCATTGCAGCGCATGTTTCCTACAATGCCGTACTATGACGTCGATGCCCGGCATGTGAAGATTCCGGCAGGCTGGATGATAGAACAATGCGGCTGGAAAGGGAAAGCCTTGGGGCCAGCGGCCGTGCACGAAAAACAAGCATTGGTCTTGGTGAATCTGGGTGGTGCAAAGGGAGCGGATATTGTAGCTCTTTCGGACGCAGTGAGAGCCTCTGTGCGCAAAAAATTCGGTATGGATATTTATCCGGAAGTAAATTTTATAGGTAACTGATGGTTGGTTGTAGGCTATGGGAAGAATCAGAATATTAGGAAGCGGCACATCGACTGGGGTGCCGGAGATAGGTTGTACTTGTCCGGTTTGTACTTCTGCTGATGCACGGGATAGTCGCTTGCGTACGTCCTCATTGGTACATACGGAAGATGCAGTGATACTGATAGATTGCGGTCCGGATTTCAGGCAGCAGATGTTGAAGGTGTCTTCTTTTGAGAAAATAGATGGAGTGTTGATTACTCATGAGCATTATGACCATGTGGGCGGATTGGACGATTTGCGTCCGTTTTGCCGTTTTGCCGATATCCCTATTTTTTCGGATGTCAATACTGCCGCTCATTTGCGGGCACGTATGCCCTACTGTTTTGTTGACAAAGTCTATCCGGGTGTTCCTCGTATCAATTTGGAGGAGGTGGAAGTCGGTCGGCCTTTTTATATCAACCGGACAGAGGTGCTACCTTTGCAGGTAATGCACGGTAAACTGCCCATTCTGGGGTATCGCATCGGTGAGAATCTGGGTTATATTACAGATATGCTCACAATGCCGGATGAGTCTTTTGAGCGACTGAAAGGCGTTGAGGTGCTTATTATGAATGCCTTGCAGTCGAAATCTCATCCCACGCATCAGACCATATCGGAAGCTTTGGTGGCTGCCGAACGCATTGGTGCGAAAGAAACTTATTTTATTCATATGAGTCACCGTGTCGGACTTCATGCCGATATTGAAAACACGTTGCCGCCTCATGTGCATTTTGCTTATGATGGTCTTGAAATAACTTATTAAACTTTTTGAAACTTTTGTTTTGTTTTATTTGCAGATTTTGTTATTTTTGCAAAAATCAAATAAAACAAGGCATGAAACTCCGACTTCTTATACAGATAGCCGTTATCGTATCCGTAGTGCTACTATGTACGGGTTTTGCCGTGTATTCATTCTTGCGTTTGCATTCGGTAGAGAATCAGCGTGATTTTGACCTCTACTCATTGGTGCCTCAAGATGCAATTGCCATTTTGGAAACCAATCATATGGCTGATTTGATGGAGGATATCAATAGGCTGGATTGCAGTAAAGATAATCATTTTCTATATGTTTCCGATCTTTTCTCCTATCTGAAAGAAAATCTGCATACTTTACTGCAAGATACTCCTCACGGATTGAGTATGCAGATGAATAAAATGTTGATTAGCTTTCACGAACCGGATACGCCGGAAAATCAGGTGCTATATTGCACACTTGATGCGGACGACTACAAACTGGTAGAGGTTTTTGTACAGAAGTATTGTTCCGGTAGTTTTCCCCGAAAAACGTTTGACTATAAAGGCGAGGAAATCCGCATTTATCCCATGGCGGATGGTCGTTTTCTTGCGATGTATGTTACTGCTGATTTTTTTGTTGTCAGCTTTCAGAAACGGTTGGTGGAACAGGTGATTGATGCTTATCGCAGTAAGAAGTCTTTAACGAGTCTGGCAGCTTTTCATACCATCCGTACCAATAGGCACAATGATGTTGCTGCTATGGTGTATGTGCGTATGAAGGCTGTGGAAATGGGGAAAAAAACGGATGACATTCATTCGTACATGCGTTTGGGAAGTTGGGTGGAATTTGAAGTGAAACTCAATGAAAACGCTATCTATTGTTCCGGCATGAGCCATGGGGTAGATTCCACTCATACTTTTATGAATGTTTTGCGTGCTCAGGAGCCTATAGAGGGCTTTTCCGGTGCTAATCTGCCGATTACCACTTTCTTATATCATCGTTGGGCTATTTCCAATAAGAGTTCTTTCTTTAACTTTGTCACCGGTCAAGCGTATGCTAAAGTGGCTTATTCCGATGAAGTGAAACAACGGGATGAGGAGTGGACTGTTTTTTTGAATGACTTTGCGGCAGAAAGTTTCTTCTCTTGCCTTTTCCGCTTGAAAGATACGATGAATGTTGCTCCTTGTGCCGTGGCTTGTATTCCCGTTAAGGATGAACAGTTGGCAGAACGTCGTTTGCAATCTTTGCTTTATACCACTCCGCAGGATAAAGAGTCCTCCTCGGCATTCAAGTCATTTGACTATACGTTATATCCTAAGGCTATAAAATATAAAAAGTATGCCTTGCCGCGGAATTCTTTGTTGGCGCAAATGACGGGAATTGCCAAGTCGGATTCTCATACATATGCTTGTTTTTATCGGAGCTGCTTGTTGCTGGCTCCGGATGTGCTTAGCCTTTCTGCTTATATAGATGGGATAGAAAATGGCGAAGTGTTGGATG
Protein-coding regions in this window:
- a CDS encoding DUF3352 domain-containing protein — protein: MKLRLLIQIAVIVSVVLLCTGFAVYSFLRLHSVENQRDFDLYSLVPQDAIAILETNHMADLMEDINRLDCSKDNHFLYVSDLFSYLKENLHTLLQDTPHGLSMQMNKMLISFHEPDTPENQVLYCTLDADDYKLVEVFVQKYCSGSFPRKTFDYKGEEIRIYPMADGRFLAMYVTADFFVVSFQKRLVEQVIDAYRSKKSLTSLAAFHTIRTNRHNDVAAMVYVRMKAVEMGKKTDDIHSYMRLGSWVEFEVKLNENAIYCSGMSHGVDSTHTFMNVLRAQEPIEGFSGANLPITTFLYHRWAISNKSSFFNFVTGQAYAKVAYSDEVKQRDEEWTVFLNDFAAESFFSCLFRLKDTMNVAPCAVACIPVKDEQLAERRLQSLLYTTPQDKESSSAFKSFDYTLYPKAIKYKKYALPRNSLLAQMTGIAKSDSHTYACFYRSCLLLAPDVLSLSAYIDGIENGEVLDGTSVYEESIGSLSPVYNFVMMADMEKILQQPEVYVRLMPNFFFRQADFFRHFMLVVQFTCVDKVVYPNIVLLYKGGR
- a CDS encoding MBL fold metallo-hydrolase — protein: MGRIRILGSGTSTGVPEIGCTCPVCTSADARDSRLRTSSLVHTEDAVILIDCGPDFRQQMLKVSSFEKIDGVLITHEHYDHVGGLDDLRPFCRFADIPIFSDVNTAAHLRARMPYCFVDKVYPGVPRINLEEVEVGRPFYINRTEVLPLQVMHGKLPILGYRIGENLGYITDMLTMPDESFERLKGVEVLIMNALQSKSHPTHQTISEALVAAERIGAKETYFIHMSHRVGLHADIENTLPPHVHFAYDGLEITY
- the murB gene encoding UDP-N-acetylmuramate dehydrogenase, which encodes MELCLCKIPNTFGIEVTADRFLEYDSEEELKELIAAGRIAVPYLHVGSGSNLLFITDYKGTVLHSRIHSIEMTAEDKENVWVRVGAGVVWDDFVAYCVDRRWYGAENLSLIPGEVGASAVQNIGAYGVEVKDLITSVETINLEGEKRIYCVDECGYAYRKSVFKQPETKSLFVTYVNFRLSKKEHYTLDYGTIRQELARYPQADLHTLRRVIIEIRQSKLPDPEKLGNAGSFFMNPVVPRMQFEALQRMFPTMPYYDVDARHVKIPAGWMIEQCGWKGKALGPAAVHEKQALVLVNLGGAKGADIVALSDAVRASVRKKFGMDIYPEVNFIGN
- a CDS encoding NAD-dependent epimerase/dehydratase family protein codes for the protein MKNILVIGATGQIGSELTLELRKRYGDDHVVAGYIPSAMPKGELKASGPSAIADVTDRQSIEVVARQFKIDTIYNLAALLSVVAESRPAMAWKIGIDGLWNVLEVAREYNCAVFTPSSIGSFGEATPHVQTPQDTIQRPRTMYGVTKVTTELLSDYYYTKYGVDTRSVRFPGIISNVTPPGGGTTDYAVDIFYSAVKDEKFVCPVKQGTYMDMMYMPDALNAAISLMEAAPARLKHRNAFNIASMSFDPEEIYNAIKKHMPDFEMTYDIDPLKQAIADSWPDSLDDSCAREEWDWMPQYDLESMTVDMLEKLKAKLNK
- a CDS encoding DUF4348 domain-containing protein; the encoded protein is MRKIVSGFFLFAFLISCGNKKAKIDPFVTLTGMMDSVAHKADTLQEAEVKDIPKPMEADELFDDFIFNYASDDALQRQRTVFPLPYYNRNTPTKIEERFWKHDYLFTKQSYYTLLFDEEDDLELVGDTALKSVQVEWIYLKTHMVKRYYFERKKGMWMLEAINLREIEEGENENFVDFYTRFVTDSVYQSKHISHPLQFVTIDPDDEFSILETTLDMNQWYAFRPTMPADRLSNINYGQKNEDLSNTKILKVNGIGNGYSNIFYFRKQDGEWKLYKYEDTSI